A section of the Planctomycetaceae bacterium genome encodes:
- the surE gene encoding 5'/3'-nucleotidase SurE, with translation MNILLTNDDGITAEGIAAAYKELAKIGDVTVVAPSGRMSGAGHSITVFEPLVCEKVKIKNLFTGYSVSGSPADCVKLALMELCPTKPDLVVSGINHGANVGINVYYSGTVAAAMEAAFYGMPAIALSAVNEQDTDFDCAAGYCAKVVKKLLPLTIPGVININIPALSKGKPKGLKIVPQSTMGFNEHYIKTQNENGQMLYQLAGGQYRDVDLPSDTLVLDDGFITVTSLGFDMTDYKGMEKLHQINLQG, from the coding sequence ATGAATATTTTATTGACAAATGACGATGGAATTACGGCCGAAGGAATCGCAGCGGCATACAAAGAATTAGCCAAAATAGGCGATGTTACGGTCGTTGCGCCGTCCGGCAGGATGAGCGGAGCAGGACACAGCATTACCGTTTTTGAGCCGTTAGTCTGCGAAAAGGTTAAAATCAAAAACCTGTTTACAGGCTACAGCGTGAGCGGTTCGCCGGCAGATTGCGTTAAGCTGGCTCTTATGGAGCTTTGCCCAACCAAACCCGACCTTGTCGTCAGCGGAATAAATCACGGAGCGAACGTCGGTATAAACGTTTACTATTCAGGCACAGTCGCGGCGGCAATGGAAGCGGCGTTTTACGGAATGCCGGCTATCGCGTTGAGCGCCGTTAATGAACAAGATACGGATTTCGACTGTGCGGCAGGGTATTGTGCCAAAGTTGTAAAAAAATTACTGCCGCTGACTATCCCCGGCGTAATTAATATTAACATTCCCGCCCTGTCGAAAGGCAAACCAAAGGGACTGAAAATTGTTCCGCAGTCAACGATGGGCTTCAACGAACATTACATCAAAACGCAAAATGAAAACGGTCAAATGCTGTATCAGCTTGCCGGCGGTCAGTACCGCGATGTAGATTTGCCGAGCGATACACTTGTTCTGGACGACGGGTTTATCACGGTAACGTCGCTCGGCTTCGATATGACGGATTACAAGGGAATGGAAAAACTCCATCAAATAAATTTACAAGGATAA
- a CDS encoding ACT domain-containing protein, whose product MAAKKSQICICTVTGKDRVGIIAKLAVAMSKANINIVDVNQKIMENYFVMTMACDIAKATITLPQIHKILDKIADELKLKINFQDESIFKMMHRV is encoded by the coding sequence ATGGCTGCTAAAAAAAGTCAGATTTGTATTTGTACGGTTACAGGAAAAGACAGAGTAGGCATCATCGCAAAACTGGCCGTGGCAATGTCCAAAGCGAATATCAACATCGTCGATGTAAATCAGAAAATCATGGAAAATTATTTCGTAATGACAATGGCGTGCGATATCGCAAAGGCGACTATAACATTGCCGCAAATTCATAAAATATTAGACAAAATCGCCGATGAACTGAAACTGAAAATCAACTTCCAAGACGAATCCATCTTCAAAATGATGCATCGGGTCTAA